The following DNA comes from Cetobacterium somerae ATCC BAA-474.
TTAGTAGAAGGAGAAACTTTCCCAATTCTGGGAGAGTTTTTCCATCTAACTTATGTAAAAAATAGAGGAATAGCCTTTGGAATGTTTCAAGGAAAACTTGATATAATCTCTATTTTAACAATTGTAGTGATATTTGGATTAGGTTTTTACTTTTTTAAAAATAGAAATAAATTTTCAGTTATTGAGAAGTTAGGGTATTCATTTATTTTAGGTGGAGCAATAGGAAATATTATTGATAGAATCTATAGAGGATTTGTCATTGATATGATTGACTTTAGAGGTATATGGGTATTTGTATTTAATCTAGCTGATGTTTGGATAAATATAGGGGTTATTTTAATAATAGTAGATAGCTTACTAGATAGTAAAAGGAAAAAGAAAGATTAGGAGGAAGTGAAATGACATTTCAAGAGATGATATTTGCTCTTCAGCAGTATTGGAGTTCAAAAGGGTGTATCATTGGAAATCCATACGATATAGAAACAGGAGCTGGAACATTTAATCCGAATACATTTTTAATGTCTTTAGGACCAGAGCCATGGAATGTAGCATATGTTGAACCATCAAGAAGACCAAAGGATGGTAGATATGGAGAAAATCCAAATAGAGTTTATCAACACCACCAATTTCAAGTTATAATGAAACCATCACCAGACAACATTCAAGAGCTTTATTTAGAATCAC
Coding sequences within:
- the lspA gene encoding signal peptidase II; this encodes MLYIGIIFLLVFLDQISKYEIDTWLVEGETFPILGEFFHLTYVKNRGIAFGMFQGKLDIISILTIVVIFGLGFYFFKNRNKFSVIEKLGYSFILGGAIGNIIDRIYRGFVIDMIDFRGIWVFVFNLADVWINIGVILIIVDSLLDSKRKKKD